The genomic stretch CACCTTTCTAACTTTATTTTGTGATTTATTAACCTTCTCAAAATTATATATGAAGAGCATGTTACCAACTATTTAAGCCCACATTTGTTCCTATTCGATCTAACTCCACATCATTTTCAACATCTAAAAAAATCCACATTAGTATTTGTATCCATACAATATCCACTTCCCTCCAAATCCGATAACAAAAGCTGATTAGACTACGGTAGTGGCGCTATTTCCTCTGTTCCGGACCGTTTTCTTCTTACCTATGGTCCCACGGTTTTTTGGCTAAGTGGTTTTTTTAGCTGAGAAAACATAAGGCGAACAATCTATGAAGCATATTTCTGTAAGTCAGATTAAGCTAATTGTAAGAGTGGGGTTGCTAGTGAGTAATTTGTTTTAAGAAAACTTCAGAAATCCTAACAGTATACTATCTCCGTTCTAAAATACAGATATCTTAGTTTCAACATTCAAAGTAAAATGGTTCTTGTCTAAATTTATCAAAAATTAATAATATTTAGAATGCCAAATGAGCATCGTTAGATCCATTATGAAATATATGTTTATAATTTACTTATTGTCATAAGTTAATACACTTCTCTATAAAATTTGGTCAAATATAGATtaatttgacttaggacaatcctaaatattttatattttagaaCGGAGGAAGcgtgtcttttctaaaaaaatacttGACAAACTAACGCTTAAAAAAAGTTTACTTTGTATAAGGAGTTTAAATTTGTGAGACAACTTTAATACATTATCCAAGCGTAAAATACACTAGGTGTCATCTAGGTTCTAAAATCTCAAAATTCATTTTTAAGTACATGAACTTGTATCAAAATGGCTTATGGGTCCCTAATCTCTCAAAACAAATTATTGGGTCCCTCAACTTATCTCAGGGTGTCATCCGAGTTCTTAAATTCTCAAAGTGCATTTTAATATTCTCCAATTCAAGGGCCGAGCAAGACATGCATGTAAGGTAGTTGTGAAGGCAGTGAGCGAGAGGAAGCATTGCCATCAGCGATAGGTAACaagttttaaattttgaaaatgtATTTGAGAGTTTAGAGACCCGTATAAAATCTGAGGGCAAGTTTAGGAGGCTACACTTTGAGAATTTAGAATCAAAGATGACACCTTAAGATAAGTTTAGAAacttgaaaatgcatttttagaGTTTAGAGACTACATTTTGATATCACAAGACAAGTTGAGAACCGTTGGTGTAATTAAATTAGTAAGGTTCCCAACACGTCCGTAAACACATGAAGGTATATCATAAACCTATTTTGTTGGCATCTCCTGATAAAGAGCTTTTGAGGCACACGCTTCTAAACCAAACTTCTCTAGCTGGACAAAAACTGATTTATTTCCAAGATACTTTTTGACAACGCTAGCTTTTAGCCAAGGCAAGTAATCTAGATTTCAAACTAACTCGGCAGCTCACATCCTTGTAATTTCGCAGTCAGGAAATacaaaacaaaaacaacaaaatCTATAGTTTTTTGGAGTAAACATGGATTGAGATTTGTGCAGAAGTAAAATACTATTAAACTGTTCATCTATTCAGGTGGAGAACACGGAGAAAATACAGCCCAAGTGCCAATTGCCTTATTTGAACCGACTTTCTGATTCCACCTACATCCCCAGATGAGTAATAATTCAGCTGAAAATCCAAGAATCAGACCAGACGAACCAGTACGATCAAAATGTTGCCTTCTCGGCAATCAAGGCAACTAAAATTGCAAGATCTTTTGAAGATCACAAGTAAGGGTATTCATGACTGCACCCAACGATGCTAAACTATCTCAGCAGTGTAAATTCCAAAACTTTTCATCCCATGCCTCTATAACTTTCAGAATCATTTCCCACAAGAAACAAGAGGCAATGTGATTAAATCAACTTGAGGCTGTTGTCATCAGCCAAAAGGCCTTGTAAGATTTCAATTAATCCCATGTGCAGGCGACACAACAAGTTTCTAACTGATGCTACTGGTCAAGCTCAACATCTGATCTACCGAGAGCCTGGCTTGCAACACTCAACATCAGATCACACACAGATAGTACTCATTAACAGCCTAACACGGCCCAAACATATTACACAACAGGGACCGTTTGAGCTTCGACACTATGCTGAAAGAAAAACACATGCAAATTGAAAGGAAGACGTACACATTCAGATTACTCAGGCAATCAAGCCGGCCGGGCGGATCGTATCTCCCGTTCTATCTGTTCCTCCTATGAACGGAGGTGGCGTTTGGATATAGGGAAACAAGTGGTGGGATAAGGAAATGAGGTCACGGAGATATCTTATCCGATGTTTGTATTAACGGAATGCGAAATAAATAGGGAAAGGGAATGGGAAATGAGAGCCTCTTTTACCAACGGTGTAATCCCAATGGAAGGGGTGGGTTATGCCGGGAAATGAGCTGCCTGTACCGCTTTGCATCACCTTCCACAGTCCCGTCGACACCAACGCCGGCGACCAAATCTAGCGTGGAGGCTACCAGGGCGTCCTCCGCTGCCTGACGCCGCCGTGCCTCACCACATGTCACTGCAGCTTCATCGAGTTGGGGAAATCGCGACCGTCTCCAGATCGAGCTGCTGCTCGTCGCACTCAGCGCCGTCGCTTGATCCGCCGGAGCCATAGCTGCAGCCGCCTCGCTACGCGGACCACTGGTGGAGCCGCAGGCAGTCTCCTACCGCGAGCACCAGGATATGCAGCTCACTCACCTCGCATTGCGTGCTAGAGCCGGAGGCTGCTTCGCCGTACGGGCAACCAGAGCCGCAAGTCGCCTCCTCGTGCGGGCAGGGGGAGCTGCTTGCCGGCGCATCTGGCTGTTGCCTAGCGCTAGCGCTTGGGGGCTTGTGGCTCTGGAATACGAGCACTCGAGCAGAGGCTGTGGAATCTGGACGAGCACTCCAGCAGAGGCCCAGGAGAAGCACCGAGAAGAAGATAAGGTCACagcatttttcattttttcctaTCACCTTGTGGGTCCCACAAACCCAGACCCAAACCCAAACCCAAAGCACAAACATATGATAGAGATAAAAGTTTCGTAACCCTGTCCCTGTCCTGCCTTGGCATGAATCAAACGCCACCGGATAGAATGCAAGATACGAAGTGGCCGGGGGGTGCGGCGATGAGACACAGACAAACACTGGCCATCACGAGCGGCGTTTCAAACTCTCAGACGGCCGACGACGAGCATCACGCCCTCAGCTGGCCGGGTGCCGTCCCGCGGAGGCTCGAACCGCACTGGCAGGAACTCCTCGGTTCCGCACTCGAAGGATGACCCGGAGAAACGATCCAGAAGTTTGTCAAGCCCCTGCTAGATGCAACGCCACGAGCAAGAGCCACCCGTCAGTATCAAGGCGGGCAATGCAAGCGAAGAAGaaaggcgctggcggcggcgacgtacCTGGTCGGCGGCGCAGTCCACGGCGCAGGTCTTGCCGCAGCGATTGACCTCCCAGCGGTGGCCGTGGAGGTGTTCCCAGAGCCGGCGAGCCGCCTCCGGCGACGTCATGTTGACGAACGCGTAGCCCTTGTTGGCCAAGGTCCTGGGCAAATGCGGCAAACGAGGAAATGGGTCGGGAAGCAGAAGAGAGAAGATCGAGTAGCTCGCGGTCAAATGTGGGAGAAGTTACCGGAAATCGAATGGCACGTAAAGGAAGTCGTACTCCGACTTCACTCCCCCTGTGGGGATCTTCTGGTTCTCGATGAAGCAGTGTTCATCGATGATAGACATCAGCCTCATCCTCCTGCGCGAAAAGGAATCAAATATCAGATTTTCATTGAGCTTCAGACTCATCAACGGAGCAAAAATTGTGTAGCGATTAGCGAATCAAGGCAGTTCAAAGTACAAACTACAACCGAGATGAGGAAACATCGCAGACTCACGTGAAATTATTTGGTATGTTCCTGATCATTAGAGATGTTCGCTTGGAAGCAGAGTCGAACAGGAGACGAGGCTTGGGGACGACGCCGCCAGGAGCCGGCCGCTGTACACGACGAGGCCCACGCGGGCGCCTCCTTCTCGGCAGACCGACGGGCGGGCTCGCTGTACCGAGCTCGGCGGTGTGGGGAGGCACCGTTGGCGGGGCGAGGGCCGCGGTCGCCGGCGGCAGGCACGGCAACGGGAACGAAGATGGAAGGGAGGTCGTCGGCGACACGGGCGGGCTCGAGGTGACGAGCACCGACCGCGGGGACGGCTCGTTGGCCGGATCCTCCTCTCCGGCCCCAGGAGCCTTGGCGCCACAGGACGCCGTCGCCTCCTTCGCAACCCCGTGGCCTCCTGCACCAGCGGCCTTGGCGCCGCGGGACGCCGCGGTAGCTCCCGGACGAGACGGTCGCTGCATCCGCGGCGGCACCTCGAGACGCGGTGTCGCCCGGGCGCCGGGCACACGCCCGGTGCGTACGTAGCCTGAAGGCTGCTTGCCGCCGCCCTGCTGCGGCATCGCCCCCGCCGTGACGCAGGGCGTCCCCGCCGGCATTGCAATAGCTCCGTTCGGCGGCGGCATGAGCGGCGCCCAGGTAGGGTACGGGAACGCGCCCTGCATCCCCACGACGCTGGGGGCCAGCGGCATGCCCCAGCAGCCGGGGACGAAGCCGCCCGGGAACAACGcctgcggaggcggaggcgggtaCGGGCTCGGGGCCCTCAGCGGGAAGAAGTCCGGCGACGGCAAGCCCATCGGAGGAGGGCCTACGACCGTCGCAAACGGGATGTAGGGCTTGGCATCGACTCGAAGGGGCTGGGACGGCTCCATAGCTGCTTGGTTTCCTGCTTGCGGTCTTGTCTttcttaggggctgtttggatacgaggtgctaaactttaacagtgtcacatcggatattcggatgctaattaagaggactaaacatgagctaattataaaactaattgcagaaccttgtgctaattcgtgagacaaatctattaagcataattaatccatcattagcaaatggttactgtagcaccacattgtcaaatcatggactaattagacttaatagattcgtctcgcgaattatactccatctgtgcaattagttttgtaattagcttatgtttagtactcctaattagcatccaaaccttcgatgtgacaggtgttaaattttaataggatgttcccaaacacccccttaagcgATTTTGGGGGTTATGGGGCACAACCGCAGCAGAACCAGTAGCCTCGATATAAACAGGAAGAGGTGCATGACGAAGGGCGTGTTTTGataaagtttagtcctttatATACCtcgtttggttttttttatTCCTAAATGTCTGTCGCATCAaatatttaaactaattacaaaaccaattacacagaTTACGAAGGCTAATTtataagatgaatctattaagtctaattagtccatgattagaccatgtagtgctacagtaaatatgtgctaatgatggattaattaggcttaatagatttgtctcaggattagactccatctgtgtaattagttttataattagctcatatttagttctcctaattagcctctgaatattcAATGTGGCATGAATTTTAGTCTGGTCTAAAGATCCAGATACCcctaaaactaattgtagaagctctgggctaattcgcgagacgaatctattaagcctaattaattcatcattagcaaatagttaatgtagcaccacattgttaaatcatggattaattaggcttaatagattcgtctcgcaaattaacctccatctatgcaatcagttttgtaattaacctatgtttaatatttctaattagtattaaacatGTGATGTGACAGGGGAAAGGTCAGTTCctaggaaacaaacacccccgaaCTCTCATCGGGAAGGCGCGAGTCTCTGACAGCTGGGCGCGGTTGAGGATGGAAGTAGTATTACTGCGTGGGTGTCTATTTCATGTGTTTGAGTTTGACATTGATTctctttattttgttttttaaattaTCTCGGACTATTCCACGTGGATAGTGGAATAGAGGAAACAGCTTCATCCGAAAAATTGTACGAGGATATAAAAAATTTAGGACATGAACAAGACTACTAGTAAAtgctttgaccaataattttgaCAAAAAATATAATATCTCTGATAATAGtgattaaatatatatataagatATTTTTTCACCATGAATCTTAGTATAATAGCATCTATATTATACTGTCAATATACATATAATATCTATATTAATTATCAAAGTTAAAATGGTTGATTGGCAGGAATATCTAAATACGAATTAGAGAGTGCAAGTACTTAGATTTGTATAGCCATCAAGAGATGGTATGACCGATGTTGATTGCATGCCCTACCCTCTTGACCTCTTTCCCTTTTTATGATGTGGTATCACCGATGTGTTTTTGAAAACCACACTTTCAGGAGtgtattatattatttataaaTTTAAGGTTAATATTTTAAGATAGTGTTTCCAAATATAAATTTGATTTTAGATTGAGTGCCAGACAGACTAATAAGTTTAAATCGTAAGTTACTTACGAGCGCTTAATAAGAGGTAGTATTTCTATCTGAATTAGCAGCAAATTAAAGCAAGAGCATAATGTAATAATGTAAAACTCCTTAGCTTTTCTTTGAAATAAAATGCTTGTCAGTGCGGAATTTGGCCCACAAGTAAATATTAGTAGTTTTTCCATGCGTTAGATCAGATATGGTCTAGCATAAAATGACACagaatttatacaggtttgggcaaCGTGCCCTACGTTCAGTTCGAGGTTGGTCGGTCGACTGTATTCCTAAGCCTAGGTGCtcgaagtttgcagtgggggtacaaacgagtgAGAATGAGAAGGGGGTGTCCGAGACCCGGTCGTGCTCTAGTCTGAGTGGAGGAGAGAGACCGAGGCTCAAACATGCGCTATGTGTTGGAGAAAGTGCTCGCTATATTTCTCGTGTGTTCTCCTCGGGAGAGAGGGCccgcccccttttatagtcCAAGGGGATGGTcttacaagtcagagagagggggggagagagtacgggcgctgcctagtcttgtcgttGCCCATGTTGCCAGGTACGATATGGCCATCGCCCTCCATTCCTATTCAAGATCCGTTTGTGATGGGCATGTAGCACAATGTCTGCCTGACATGGCATGGCGGTACTGTGCGGTGCGTGCGTAGGGTGTGGTGGGGTACGGTCTTCTGTACGGTAGTTGACCTGAGTGCCTTTCCTTATCCGTTTTCACCTACTCCCCAGGCCCATATCGAGCGGGTATCACCGGTCGGTCGTCCTGGTCGGTCCTGACCGTGTTGGTCGAGGAGCGATGTGAGTCGGTCCGGCATATCCCCGGTCGGGGGAGCTCGGTCGGAGTCGGACTGTGGTCCGGGTGCCGACCAGGCCTCCTTGTCGGGGTGCCGACCAGGCCTCCTGGTCGGAGGCGTCGATCGGTGGTCGGATCATGGTCTCGGCCTAGTGTTGCACGTATGGGTTGGCCCAGGCGTGCATTATCGCTGCGCCTCTCGTTGGGCCAGACATTGTGGAAAATTGGGCCCATTGGGGACCCTAGGTCTATGGACTCATCAGCACCCCCCGAGACCCTTTGGGGCTTTTTGAAGACGTGAAGGGGCTGTTGGATTTTGACCGGCACGTTGCTGCCCTGTTAGGAGGGACATTTGGGAGCGTCGTTCAGCTTCGTCTTGTTGCAAAAAGGATGAGCTGCTTGTGAACACTAGCTCTGGATTCCTGACGATAAGAATAAACCTCACGTGGATAATGTATCGTCGCCTCATGCCTAGGTACCTTTATTGCGTAGTCACGGGCGCGTACTGTAACGCTCCCGGACGGTAGCCAGTGGCCCGACTATAAATAGGACTGTCTCTGCATCTGGAGTCCTCATGGCTCGAGTCATAGCACTAGTTGGCTTGAGGCTTTTGCTCTTCGCCAAGGGTAGCTTCGTCTATACTtcatgatgctagaagattTCTCGTAATAGGTACCCAGGTGCTCTTTCCCTTCGCAGTCTCTTTGGGCATGTCCGGAagccacgatgctagaagatttCTCATAAGGAGAGGGCATCATGCGTCCCGACCGGATCCTTCTCAGATCCTGGATAAGAGGACGAGGGCACCACTGCAGAGGGAGGGGAGAACTTTGAGCGCAGCTTTCTTGTTTTGCATGCACTATTTTCTCTTTTCCCATCTTGACACTTCTTGCTCCGAGGTGTAAAGCAGTCCCGGGGCTGTTCATGcacgctttgcgtgatattgtaaaggCCTGGGAATTCTGTTTTCGCACGCTTTGCATGATAATGTAAAAGCATGTGGCTTCTATTTTTGCAtgctttgcgtgatattgtgAAAGCCTTTTTTGGCTTAAtgaaatttttcatcattatttgtTTCTTGTGCCCATCGCGCCGTGGAGATGGGTTGTCGTTGGGACTTTGGCGTTTTCGTCCTTTGTTTGCGGTGTTGTGTAGGGTTGCCGAGTAGGATCAGgcacccagccctcgaggaGAAGACTGGCGAATGCCGCGGAGGCACACTGAGTAGATATAGGCACCCAGCCACCATGGAGAGGACTAGTGAAGGCCGCTTAGGCGCGCCGAGTAGACATAGGTGCCTAGCCCCGAGGAGAGGACTTTGCCGGTGGTCCGACTTCTGCCGGGTTCACGCGAGCGAACCTGATGGGTCTTGCCCCCAAGCCTACGGCCGACTGGGGAGTCGGTTGGAGGCTGAATCTTTCCAAGGTCGCGGACTCCTATGTCCCCACCGGTCGGTATGAGGTGATCCCTTTTGCGGGTTAGGGCGTCCGTCTGTGCGTGTTCCCGATCGTGACCTATGTCGCCGGTCGGATTCTCGAGTCGGTATATGGTGGCCCGACCCCATTGGGCTCGGTCGGGGTCGGTCGCATCTTTTCACGCGTCACCCCGTCCACTGCTTCCGTAACCGGAGGGTTTGAGCTAATGCcacttgcctcgatggctcTAGTGATGGGCTCGGTGAGCTCCTAACGGGTATGTTCGAGTGGAATTCGGGTCCGTCTTTCGTGAAGAGTTCAgcatagccctcatgtggcattccactgctcATTGACCGGCCTCCTAGCATATGCCCGAGCCGTCCAACCGACTCGCGTGGTCCGCTGGCCTCTCCTAGATGGAGATTCTGTGGGCATGGCTCGAGGTCAGGATCAAACGAGAAGTTGAGATGACCCTATCCGCTTTTGAGTGGGTCGGGTGGAGGCCACTGGGGCTCATCTACTTTTCCCCTGGCTCCATTTGACGCGAGGTGGCCTCGAGTCCTTCACGGACTGGCCTTCAAACCTCGGTCGATCGTGGCTCATTTCGAATGAGCCGACTATTGCTTTGTGACGCGACGCAAAGCAATGTAATGCAATGACTGTATGTATGAGATGAGTGTATGAATGAATGCATGTATGCATGAgatggatgaatgaatgaatgctcTTGCAATGGGAAAGAAAATGGAGGGTCGGTGAAACTACCTCGGTCGAGTTTTTAGGTGCCACCCCATCTGCGGTTTCCGCAACCGAAGGGGTTGTGCCGACGCCTCTTACCTCGATGGCTCGAGTGACATGCTCGGGGAGTTTCTAACGGGCATGCCTGAGTGGAATCCGGATCCGTCATTCGTGATGGGGTCAGCGTAGCCTTCGtgtggcattccactgctcTTTACCCGTCTCTCAGCAAATGTTCGAGCCATACGACCGACTCAGGTGGTAGTAGAATTCCATAGAAGTAGTTAGTTCTTTGAATTATAATGAATTTCGTGAGGGACTGAGAGCCCCCGAATGAACAATTTAAGTTCTTTGTCATCATATTAATCATGAAGGGGAGTTTGTTCCGCCCGTCCTCATTTTTGCCCTTAAGTAATTCTACTttttgcccttttcctttcaaacctACCCGTTGACCATAGGCTGCAACCTTTAGAACCCGAGCATGGCCCGCGAGGCTTAGCTGCTCGTAACCGTAGGTCGTGGCGGGGTTTGATCGGTCGGGAGGCTGAAGTGTAAGTTACTTAGGTAGTCAAAGGAACGGGACACCCTTTCGTTCGGGCGCGGTGCGTGATTGCACGAAAGTAAGAAGGGAGTGGTACGGCACCCCCGTGGAGCCCCCGAGCGACCCAGGCCGAGAGTGCTTGGGCTGGGGCGCTGTAGGAGGAAGTGTCGAATGGAAATGACCGTTAAAAACCGAATCAGGGAAAGAAACGACGTAACTGCTCAATGTTGCATGTTttggtgaggatgttgccgtcgtcgtccttcAGTCGCTAGGCGCTTGGTCGGATCACCTCGGCCACTGTGTAcggtccttcttgttcttcttatCCTGTCGCGTGAAGGGGCCCTCATCCTAGACCTCacgcttggccttgcccttatcCCAACCGCCGCTGAAGACCGCCctaaccgcctcctcgccggaggCATGGCTTGTGGCGATGTCGAGCAAGTCGCGAGTGGTACGGGACTTCAGGCAGCTGAGCTTTTGGACCAGGGTCTTGCAGGTTGTTCCGAAGAGGAACGTGCTGATGACATCTGTGTCGACGACATCAAGAAGGGAGTGGCACTGTCTTGAGAACCTGCGGTGTAATACCGCAGGGACTTGTTGGGCTCCTGCTTGCAGCTCTTAAAGTCCCAAGAATTCCCGAGACAAACGTACGTCCCATGGAAGTTCCCAACAAAGACCTTCTTGAGGCCCGCCCAATCGTGGATGCTGTTGGGAGGTAGAAATTCGAGCCATGGCCGAATGAACTTCCCTACGCCGATGGGGAGGTATTGGGTGATGAAGTAATCATCATCCGCTCCATCGGCTTGGCAAGCGAGCCGGAAGCCTTTGAGCCATACACCGAGGTTCGTCTCCCTAGTGTACTTGGCGATGTTGGTGGGCGGTTGGAGACGCTATGGGAACGGCACTTTCTAGATGTGGCGACCAAAGGCCCGCGGTCCCGGACTGTCCGGGCTGAGGCTTCAATCGCCGTACCGATCGCTCAGTCGGCCGCTACGCCTGGGGTGGGTCTCCTCGTACTACTCGACGGATCAGCTGGGGCTCGCGCCGCCTGCGCTCACTGCCATTTGGTGGACATCGGTGTTGTGCTGAGCCTAGCGTCGAGTGTTGATGACGCTGTGAGCGTCTCGGTTTGGCCCGAGTCACTCGCGGACGTGTGGACGCTGTGGAGCGGGTGCCGAGTTGAGCTACAGTGGTCGAATGGAGCGATTCAACTGGTGCGGCCCTAATGCCTCGGTCAGGGAAGAGGTCGCGTGCTGCTGTCGTGACGCGGAGCTCTTTCCATCTTCTGGATGGTGGCGGTCTCCACCAGTGCCCGGAGGTTCCGGTGGATCGCCTGCTCCTGGGGGTTGGCGGGCTCGGGATGCTGCGCAGTGGCATTGCCGCGGCAGCGATGTTTTGGCCGGCTCGGGCGGACTGAGCGGGATCGTCTCGTCCGGCCAGGATGTTGTGCTTGACCTGGCAGGCGCGG from Setaria italica strain Yugu1 chromosome II, Setaria_italica_v2.0, whole genome shotgun sequence encodes the following:
- the LOC111256402 gene encoding protein terminal ear1-like, with protein sequence MEPSQPLRVDAKPYIPFATVVGPPPMGLPSPDFFPLRAPSPYPPPPPQALFPGGFVPGCWGMPLAPSVVGMQGAFPYPTWAPLMPPPNGAIAMPAGTPCVTAGAMPQQGGGKQPSGYVRTGRVPGARATPRLEVPPRMQRPSRPGATAASRGAKAAGAGGHGVAKEATASCGAKAPGAGEEDPANEPSPRSVLVTSSPPVSPTTSLPSSFPLPCLPPATAALAPPTVPPHTAELGTASPPVGLPRRRRPRGPRRVQRPAPGGVVPKPRLLFDSASKRTSLMIRNIPNNFTRMRLMSIIDEHCFIENQKIPTGGVKSEYDFLYVPFDFRTLANKGYAFVNMTSPEAARRLWEHLHGHRWEVNRCGKTCAVDCAADQGLDKLLDRFSGSSFECGTEEFLPVRFEPPRDGTRPAEGVMLVVGRLRV